Part of the Henckelia pumila isolate YLH828 chromosome 2, ASM3356847v2, whole genome shotgun sequence genome is shown below.
acctctagaattccacccttcttttccttctttacatccggccacccaatattactctctgccatgttgccaatgatctcccaagcttcagctggcgtcttcctgaataagcatccattggcggcagcatccagcatagatcgaaccgactgatcggctccgttgtagaacgtctgggtctgctggctttgagtaagattatgctgaggacatgtcctcaacatctttttgaacctggtccacgccgcatgtagagattctccctcattttgcttgaaagatataatatcagagaataacttagccatcttcgtaggagggaagtatttctttaggaattcttggacaagacccgtccaagtagtaatacaaccagtcggcaggtcatcaagccactccaaggcttcgcactgtagagagaatgggaataaccgcagtctcactgcatcagAGGTTACCCCATTAAACTTGAATGTGTCGCAAATCGACAAgaatcgctccagatgagcgtaaggatcctcagtagaagtgcctccaaatcgtgcttgaagttggatcatctgaatagttgagggtttaagctcaaagctattcgcctcaacagcggggcgaacgatgttggatccataaccttcaaccggAGGCCTAATAAGATCCCAAACAGTGCGGTTGTCAACTTCTTCTGCCATTTCTTCCTCAGACTCAGAATCAAGCTCCAAATTAAGATCTTTCCTAGCTCTCCGAATCCTATTAAGCGTGCGTTCTATCTCCAAATCGAGTGGTAGGAGATTTTTGAATAGTCGAGATCGATGCATGCACTAGCAGATGAGTACTTgacaaacacaaataaaataaaaaaattcagaaagcagataaataaaaaaaaaacagtctaatctcaagagaaataaaaattttgatatcaaacagtccccggcaacggcgccaaaaacttgaccggctatttcggtatgaataaaattctactgacaagcgaaccaggtcaaattataataaagtggacaacggtccagatgtcgaacccacagggactgtaaaaatatgattaccaaaatatatttatttctacttaatctaggctAATTAAAAAGAGCGATTTCAggtttttaaactaataactaaaattgcaataaaactcaaattaattaaaataaagctggaatattttggattacttaaaatttgggaaaaacttcgatcaaggacacacgtaggtaccagacaattcacacAACAAGCAAtctatctaagatatcagacttaattataaattacgggaattttcctaaattgttcgaaagactatttctagaacaatcaaacctattcaaatttgacggattaatatttcataattctaatcaaatccaaatgcataaacactgtgaaaattcagtaaacacctaaaccgcataatgaaaccgaattctatttctagtcagttttacactatgttgaaaaccaaagtgatcgaattcgaaacctcctctgtacaaattggaatcgattaacaagcaaacaaataactggccaaaaaatttgtaaggcaaagataaatctgataatcaataaactcaattaagtctgaaaatctcaaataaataaatcaagtttttacataaactgtctggcccaatcacgtggccttgatcgaaataaagaaaaactactcacaattcataattcaaaatcaagttttaatcatgaattgacaaataaaataaaataaaagagaagagaaaaaaCTCTCAAGCCTGTGCCGTAGCCGCCTCTCCAAATCTCCTCTAAAATTCTGGAAcccttataaaataataaaaactcctatttatagtgtttggaaagccttaaaaattaattttctagttgaaatataattttcggaattttctggcccgtcgacacgcgcgcgtgcgccttggagtcctcgcgcgcgcgcaattaTATAAAACAGTGGCCCAAACTtcctctctcgcgcgcgcgcgagaaataGTCCCGCTCGCGCGCGCTCTACTCACGAATCTCTGGAATTTTCTTCTGCGCGCGCGTTATTTAATTGTTgaacatgcgcgatagcgctgcttCTTGCGCCAACCACAGTCataaagcgcgatagcgctaattCTTGTGCTAACAACTTGTTTctcagcgcgttagcgcttctcCCATGCTTATCAGCGCCTAGACAAGGGCAAACGCGCAACAACTCTCATCATCAGCGCAAccttcaacctgctccgagcgacgattttgatatgaaaaaaaattcatatcttgagttctagccgtcgggttgagctgaaatttggactgcagcttcaaaacatcttgaacttcattctgactggtggagatcggatttggatctctcaaaaattaaatatgatttttagatcaaggctgctccgttattcgctcttcaaaaatctaatttcctacaaaattaaccggggaagtgaaatacacacatatgaactaaaacacataaaaacacataaaaataatatgaatgtacacaaaatagacataaaaataacatgaaataatgcatacaaaatgcacttatcagctaGCCAATAAGTGTTCCCATCCAAAACTCGATGAACTTTAAATGCTCCTTCCCAATTTGGAGACCATTTTCCCAATTTCCTGTCCTTAACTCCCACAGGTAGTATGACTTTCCAAACCAGATCTCCTTCATGGAACGACTTCTTTCTAACCCGTTTATTGTAACTCCGAGCCACCTTCTCTTTTTGAAGCATGATGATATTGAGAGCTTGCATTCGTGTATCATCGAGATCCTCTAACTCTGTGATCATGGCTTCATTGTACATTTCCAGAATCAAATGACTTTGCATAGCTATTCGTAATGATGGAACCATGATTTCCATAGGCAACACAGCTTCATGCCCATAAGCCAATGCAAAAGGACTTACCCCGGTTGCAGTTATATTAGATGTTCTGTAGCCCATAATGTTTCGGATAATAGCCTAGGCCAATCTCTTGGATTGTCTTCCATCATTTTCTGCAAGATTTGAATCAGCACTTTATCAGAAGATTCTGCCTGCCCATTGTCCTGAGGGTAATATGGCGAAGAGCAATGTAGCTTAATGTCATAATCTGCTGCAAAATCTTTCACTTACGACCCTACAAACATGGTTCCTTGATCTGTAATAATAGATTTTGGTATACCAAATCGATGTATGATGTGTTCCTTGATAAAATCGATCACAGCTTTTTGTTCCACCTTTTTCAATGGTATGGCCTTACCCATTTAGTAAAGAATTCGGTAGCCACAATAATGAAATTATGGCCTTTAGATGAAGATGGATAAATTTTCCCGAATAAATCCATAGCCCAACCTCGAAATGGCCATGGTTTTATAATAGTATACATTTCATCAGCAGGAACCCGTTGGATATTGCCATGTCTTTGGCAAGGTTGACATCCTTTAGAGTATCTAATGCAATCTTTCAACATTGATGGCCAATAATACCCATGTCTCCTCACGAGCCATCTCATCTTAATTCCTGATTGATGTGCACCGCATATTCCTTCATGTACCTGTTTCATGATCTCCATTGCCTCAGGGAACCCGATGCATCGCAACAACAAACCATCCATTCCTTTCCTATATAAATCACCTTC
Proteins encoded:
- the LOC140879022 gene encoding uncharacterized protein, whose amino-acid sequence is MEIMKQVHEGICGAHQSGIKMRWLVRRHGYYWPSMLKDCIRYSKGCQPCQRHGNIQRVPADEMYTIIKPWPFRGWAMDLFGKIYPSSSKGHNFIIVATEFFTKWDNGQAESSDKVLIQILQKMMEDNPRDWPRLLSETLWATEHLI